The following are encoded together in the Pedobacter steynii genome:
- a CDS encoding DUF6428 family protein — protein MNTTTFMNWQSFKTKLEEHPELTLQFQYAENKWVDASYHITEIKQAPIVSVDCGGVMNSWTEIIVQLWEPSQKDSERAMQVGKALSIVKLVEKTLPLNPLGIVKIEFGNSQFDTRQMYPGELTIAGEDLIVNLIPDATQCKAINRGGSCGTTDSGEECCAPAATEAKPKIQLINLASSGPTCGPDSGCC, from the coding sequence ATGAATACAACCACATTTATGAACTGGCAAAGCTTTAAAACAAAGCTGGAGGAACATCCGGAGCTGACCCTGCAATTTCAATATGCAGAAAACAAATGGGTAGATGCTTCCTATCACATTACAGAAATCAAACAGGCTCCGATTGTTTCGGTAGACTGCGGCGGGGTGATGAACTCCTGGACAGAAATCATTGTTCAGCTCTGGGAACCTAGTCAAAAAGACAGTGAAAGAGCAATGCAGGTTGGCAAAGCTTTGTCTATTGTCAAGCTTGTAGAAAAAACATTGCCCCTGAATCCTTTAGGCATTGTAAAGATTGAATTCGGAAACTCTCAGTTTGACACCAGACAGATGTACCCGGGAGAACTGACCATCGCAGGAGAAGACCTGATTGTAAACCTGATCCCTGATGCGACACAATGCAAAGCCATTAATCGTGGTGGCAGCTGTGGCACTACAGACAGCGGAGAGGAATGCTGTGCACCTGCCGCTACGGAGGCAAAACCTAAAATCCAATTGATCAACCTGGCTTCCAGCGGCCCCACCTGTGGACCTGATTCGGGATGCTGCTAA
- a CDS encoding ArsR/SmtB family transcription factor, with amino-acid sequence MGLTKSEIFTDEQNQLSQLLKAMAHPARIAILQRILISNTCICGDLVEELGLAQATISQHLKELKTAGIIQGTIEGVSVCYCINPTTWKMMEHQLGAFFSSYKGEVKCC; translated from the coding sequence ATGGGACTTACCAAATCAGAGATCTTTACCGACGAGCAGAATCAGTTGTCGCAGCTCCTGAAAGCCATGGCACACCCTGCCAGGATTGCCATTTTGCAAAGAATCCTGATCTCCAACACCTGTATCTGCGGAGATCTGGTGGAAGAACTTGGTCTTGCTCAGGCCACCATATCACAACATTTAAAAGAACTAAAAACAGCAGGAATAATCCAGGGAACGATCGAAGGCGTGAGTGTATGTTATTGCATCAACCCTACTACCTGGAAAATGATGGAGCATCAACTGGGAGCCTTTTTCTCTTCTTACAAAGGCGAAGTCAAATGCTGTTAA